A region from the Rhodohalobacter sp. SW132 genome encodes:
- a CDS encoding SDR family NAD(P)-dependent oxidoreductase has translation MKKTAIITGAANGIGKAVAALYASKGFQTVLADIDSENGEKLQASLKQKNLDALFVRCDVSDPESIDHLVKTAKDQFGRIDVLINNAGISDFAPPDELTVEDWDRVLNTNLRSSFLLTRAAIQLMKENGGGSVVNIASTRALMSEKNSEAYAASKGGLLALTHSMAVSYSGENITINCISPGWIHTGDYEKLRDIDNSQHLSGRVGKPEDIARACLFLTQPENNFINGENLVIDGGMTRKMIYEH, from the coding sequence ATGAAAAAAACAGCCATCATCACCGGAGCCGCTAATGGAATTGGAAAAGCCGTGGCTGCACTGTATGCAAGCAAGGGATTTCAAACCGTTCTTGCTGATATTGATTCGGAAAACGGGGAAAAACTTCAGGCCAGTTTGAAGCAGAAAAACCTGGACGCTCTTTTTGTGAGGTGTGATGTGTCCGATCCTGAATCCATTGACCATCTTGTAAAAACAGCAAAGGATCAATTTGGCCGGATTGATGTGCTGATCAACAATGCGGGCATTTCCGATTTTGCCCCGCCCGATGAGCTGACCGTTGAGGATTGGGATCGGGTGTTGAACACCAATCTCCGAAGCAGTTTTCTTCTCACCCGCGCCGCAATTCAATTAATGAAGGAGAACGGAGGCGGATCTGTGGTCAATATTGCATCCACACGAGCGCTGATGTCAGAGAAAAACAGTGAGGCGTATGCTGCATCAAAAGGCGGACTCCTGGCGCTGACCCATTCGATGGCGGTTTCCTATTCAGGGGAGAATATCACCATAAACTGCATCAGTCCCGGCTGGATTCACACCGGTGATTACGAAAAGCTGCGCGATATCGACAACAGTCAGCATCTTTCCGGCAGAGTTGGAAAACCGGAAGATATTGCGCGGGCATGCCTTTTTCTCACACAGCCGGAGAACAACTTCATCAACGGGGAGAACCTTGTGATCGATGGCGGGATGACACGGAAGATGATCTATGAGCATTGA
- a CDS encoding N-formylglutamate amidohydrolase, with product MQNQFIISCEHASNAVPEKWSHLFEGSEDVLDSHRGWDPGAVVLAERVAEKMGANLHTHPWTRLLIEPNRSKGHRSLFSQFTKSLPANQKSTLMENYWLPYRENVRDEIEKGMGSGYRVIHISVHTFTPVWEGTERNLDIGLLYDPKKKSEQAFCRNWKIVLDDHLPELRVRMNRPYLGSADGLTSSLRKKFESENYLGIEIEVNQKHWFTSKSQWDSLCKHISESLSELSNSV from the coding sequence ATGCAGAATCAGTTTATCATATCTTGCGAGCACGCCTCCAATGCGGTACCCGAAAAATGGTCTCATCTATTTGAAGGTTCTGAAGATGTACTGGATTCACATCGGGGATGGGACCCGGGAGCAGTGGTACTGGCAGAGAGAGTGGCGGAAAAGATGGGGGCGAATCTCCACACCCATCCCTGGACGCGGTTGTTAATTGAACCCAACCGGTCAAAAGGTCACAGATCCCTGTTTTCGCAGTTCACGAAATCTCTTCCGGCCAATCAGAAATCTACACTGATGGAGAATTACTGGTTGCCATACCGGGAGAACGTTCGGGATGAAATCGAAAAAGGAATGGGATCCGGATATCGCGTGATTCATATAAGCGTTCATACGTTTACGCCAGTATGGGAGGGAACTGAGCGAAACCTGGATATCGGACTTTTGTACGATCCGAAGAAAAAATCTGAACAAGCGTTTTGCCGAAACTGGAAAATAGTGTTGGACGATCATCTTCCTGAACTCCGGGTGAGGATGAACCGGCCGTACCTTGGGTCTGCTGACGGGCTTACTTCATCTCTCCGCAAGAAATTCGAGTCAGAGAATTATCTCGGGATAGAAATCGAGGTAAATCAAAAACATTGGTTTACGAGTAAATCTCAATGGGATTCTCTCTGCAAACATATTTCTGAAAGTCTGTCGGAATTATCGAATTCGGTGTAA
- a CDS encoding glutamate-cysteine ligase family protein, with amino-acid sequence MKIRQKRPLHLFDGYGVEMEYMIVDRDMLDVLPVSDKLLKSVAGEIANEVSRGPFAWSNELVLHVIEIKSDGPSINLLGLGRDFQAEVQEVNQKLEALNAKLMPGAMHPWMDPFTEMKIWPHEDNPIYDAYNRIFDCRGHGWANLQSTHLNLPFNGDSEFEQLCAALRILTPLLPALSAASPIADREIKPFLNYRMEVYRTNSSKIPFVTGRIIPERVFTRDAYYSSIFEPMYRDISSYDPDGILQDEWLNSRGIMARFDRGAIEIRVMDIQECPKADIAILQLFVAATKRMMDETWSSLDDQKNWSEEDLYDILMAVVKDGERAVISNREYLQLFGIDKAEMEAGDLWQFLYEQVKDSGDIDEESQHALKVIFRNGPLARRILNALPNDFQKQDLQRVYAQLCDALEAGEMFLSGS; translated from the coding sequence ATGAAAATCCGGCAAAAACGACCGCTGCACCTTTTTGATGGGTACGGTGTGGAGATGGAATATATGATTGTGGATCGCGATATGCTGGATGTGCTGCCGGTATCGGATAAATTGCTGAAATCGGTTGCCGGGGAGATTGCCAACGAGGTTTCCCGTGGCCCGTTTGCCTGGAGCAACGAGCTGGTTCTGCATGTGATCGAAATCAAAAGTGATGGTCCGTCTATAAATCTTTTGGGATTAGGCCGGGATTTCCAGGCTGAAGTTCAGGAAGTGAATCAAAAGCTGGAAGCCCTGAATGCCAAGCTGATGCCCGGCGCCATGCATCCGTGGATGGATCCCTTCACCGAGATGAAAATCTGGCCTCATGAAGACAACCCGATTTATGATGCCTATAACCGAATTTTTGATTGCCGCGGCCACGGCTGGGCGAACCTCCAGAGCACTCACCTGAATCTGCCGTTCAATGGAGACTCGGAATTTGAACAACTTTGTGCGGCACTGCGTATTCTTACTCCTTTGCTGCCTGCCCTCTCCGCCGCTTCGCCCATTGCGGACCGCGAAATAAAACCGTTCCTGAACTACCGGATGGAGGTGTATCGTACCAACTCTTCCAAAATTCCATTTGTCACGGGCCGGATTATTCCCGAGCGTGTGTTTACACGTGATGCGTACTACAGCTCCATTTTTGAGCCGATGTACCGAGATATCTCCTCTTATGATCCGGACGGGATTTTGCAGGATGAATGGCTCAATTCCCGGGGCATCATGGCGCGGTTTGATCGCGGGGCAATTGAAATTCGCGTGATGGATATCCAGGAGTGCCCGAAAGCCGATATCGCTATTTTGCAGCTTTTTGTTGCCGCCACAAAGCGGATGATGGACGAGACCTGGAGCAGCCTGGACGATCAAAAAAATTGGAGTGAAGAAGATCTTTACGACATCCTGATGGCCGTGGTTAAAGATGGCGAGAGAGCAGTGATTTCCAACCGGGAGTATCTGCAGCTGTTTGGTATCGACAAAGCCGAAATGGAAGCCGGTGATCTGTGGCAGTTTCTGTATGAGCAGGTGAAAGATTCGGGAGATATTGATGAAGAATCACAACATGCACTCAAGGTGATATTCCGAAACGGTCCGCTGGCAAGGCGGATTTTGAACGCCTTGCCGAATGATTTTCAAAAACAAGATTTGCAACGGGTGTACGCCCAGCTTTGTGATGCACTGGAAGCCGGCGAAATGTTTTTGAGTGGCAGCTGA
- a CDS encoding RimK family protein: MRHIVVVNNPRNWPLHIPGVEVVPARNYLTDESYSALRNVKIYNLCKSYRYQTVGYYVSLLATARGHKPIPGVLAMQDLKSQAMVRIVSDELEKMMQTALKPIKGDQFTLSIYFGKNMAKRYERLCNRLFQHFQAPLLRAEFERKEGDWLFKSISHIAGNDIPEDHRPFVIDAAQEFFRKRTPKSASRETRFDLAILVNPDEQMPPSDEKSIQRFIRAAESLDFYTELITKDDSGRINEFDALFIRETTSVNHHTYRMARRAAAEGLVVIDDPESILKCTNKVYLAELLNRNNIPAPKTVIISPDNKQSVTKSLGFPCILKQPDSSFSVGVVKVDNAEEFEHQTNELFETSDLLIAQEFIPTSFDWRVGILNQKPVYVCRYFMARKHWQIYERADGKTHSGKADTLPVEEAPKHVVDTALKAANLIGNGLYGVDLKEINGKVYVIEINDNPSIDSGYEDRILKDELYHMIMNEILKRVERKKERSLK, from the coding sequence ATGAGACATATTGTAGTTGTAAATAATCCCAGGAACTGGCCGCTTCATATTCCCGGAGTGGAGGTGGTGCCTGCGCGCAATTATCTAACGGACGAATCTTATTCAGCCCTTCGAAACGTGAAGATTTACAATCTCTGCAAAAGTTACCGCTATCAAACCGTTGGGTACTACGTATCGCTGCTGGCTACGGCTCGCGGTCACAAACCGATTCCCGGCGTGCTGGCAATGCAGGATCTGAAATCGCAGGCAATGGTGCGTATTGTCTCGGATGAGCTTGAGAAGATGATGCAAACGGCGCTAAAACCGATTAAGGGAGATCAGTTTACGCTGAGCATCTATTTCGGGAAAAATATGGCGAAACGGTACGAAAGACTTTGCAACCGTCTGTTTCAGCACTTCCAGGCGCCTCTGCTCCGGGCCGAGTTTGAACGGAAAGAGGGTGACTGGCTCTTTAAATCAATCAGCCACATTGCCGGGAACGATATACCGGAAGATCACCGCCCGTTTGTTATTGATGCAGCCCAGGAATTTTTTAGGAAGCGAACGCCCAAATCTGCTTCCAGGGAAACCCGCTTTGATCTTGCGATCCTTGTCAATCCTGATGAACAGATGCCCCCCAGTGATGAAAAGTCAATTCAGCGGTTTATCCGGGCGGCTGAATCGCTCGATTTTTACACCGAACTGATCACAAAAGATGACAGCGGCCGGATTAACGAATTTGATGCACTCTTTATCCGCGAAACCACCAGCGTGAACCATCACACATACAGGATGGCTCGGCGTGCAGCGGCCGAAGGCCTGGTTGTAATTGACGACCCGGAATCGATCCTGAAATGCACCAATAAAGTCTACCTGGCAGAACTGCTGAATCGTAATAATATTCCGGCGCCAAAAACAGTGATCATTAGTCCGGATAACAAACAGTCTGTAACCAAAAGCCTGGGATTTCCCTGCATCCTTAAACAGCCGGACAGCTCATTTTCTGTGGGCGTGGTAAAGGTGGATAACGCTGAAGAGTTTGAACATCAGACCAATGAACTGTTTGAAACATCGGATCTGCTGATTGCCCAGGAATTTATTCCCACCTCGTTCGACTGGCGCGTTGGAATCCTGAACCAGAAACCGGTCTATGTCTGCCGCTATTTCATGGCACGAAAACACTGGCAGATTTATGAGCGGGCGGACGGAAAAACTCACTCAGGAAAAGCGGACACACTGCCCGTGGAGGAAGCTCCAAAACATGTGGTCGACACAGCGCTCAAAGCAGCGAACCTGATTGGCAACGGCCTTTACGGAGTGGATCTGAAAGAGATAAACGGAAAAGTATACGTGATTGAGATCAACGACAACCCAAGCATTGATTCGGGATATGAAGACCGTATCCTGAAAGATGAGCTCTATCACATGATAATGAATGAAATTCTGAAGCGCGTTGAACGCAAGAAGGAGAGGAGCTTGAAGTAG
- a CDS encoding C39 family peptidase has product MMIEVPIKPQPDETTCGPTCLHSIYKYYENSIALKSVIREVHRLDGGGTLGSLLAVDALNRGYDATIYTYDLQVFDPTWFDLETDEMKRRMLKQIGFKHNEKLRTATEAYYQFLELGGKLKFEDLRSGILRRYLKKNQPIIAGLSSTYLYRSMREYGEHQDYDDIRGEPTGHFVILHGYNRETRMVSVADPLMENPMSEGQFYEVKIDRVINAILLGIVTYDANLIIITPKKPKRIGK; this is encoded by the coding sequence CCCATCAAACCGCAGCCGGATGAAACCACCTGTGGCCCGACTTGCCTGCACAGTATCTACAAATATTATGAAAATTCGATTGCATTGAAGTCGGTAATTCGTGAAGTACACCGGCTTGATGGAGGTGGAACCCTGGGTTCCCTGCTTGCTGTGGACGCACTGAACCGCGGTTATGATGCAACGATTTATACCTACGACCTTCAAGTATTTGATCCTACCTGGTTTGATCTGGAAACGGATGAAATGAAACGGCGAATGCTGAAACAAATCGGGTTTAAACACAATGAAAAACTGCGTACAGCAACCGAAGCCTATTATCAATTTCTGGAGCTTGGCGGAAAACTGAAGTTTGAGGATCTGCGATCAGGAATCCTGCGGCGCTACCTGAAAAAGAATCAGCCGATTATTGCGGGATTGAGCTCTACCTATCTCTACAGGAGTATGCGTGAGTATGGTGAACACCAGGATTATGATGATATCCGAGGAGAACCAACCGGCCATTTTGTGATTCTTCACGGCTATAACCGGGAGACCCGCATGGTTTCCGTGGCTGATCCGCTGATGGAAAACCCGATGAGCGAAGGTCAATTCTACGAGGTCAAAATCGATCGTGTGATTAATGCGATTCTGTTGGGGATTGTCACGTACGATGCGAACCTGATTATCATCACCCCGAAAAAACCAAAGCGGATTGGCAAATGA